The sequence GGGCGTTTTCGACGTCAGCCACATGGGCGACATCCGCATCCGCATGGGGCGCACGCCGGGCGGCGCGCTGGCCGCGGTGCAGCACATCAGCATGAACGACGCCGCGCAACTGGCCATCGGCCAGGCGCACTACTCGGCCATGCTCTATCCCCAAGGCACGTTCGTGGACGATGTGATCGTGCACCGGCTGGGCACGGACGACTACCTGCTGGTCATCAACGCCGGAACACGCGAGAAAGACATCGCCTGGGTGCGGCAGAACACCGCGGGGTTCGACTGCGTGGTGGAGGACCTCAGCGACGCGTACACGCAGATCGCCATCCAGGGGCCGCGCGCCGCGGAGCTGCTGCAGAAGCTGACCGACGCGAATCTCGCGCCGCTCAAGAACTACTGGTTCACGCACGGCACGGTCTGCGGCCTGGCTAACATTCTCATCGCGCGCACCGGCTACACCGGAGAGGACGGCTTCGAGATTTACGTACCCTCCGATCCGGCAACCAGCGAAAACGTGTGGAACCGCGTGCTGGAGGCCGGCCAGGAGTTCGGCATCCTGCCCTGCGGCTTGGGCGCGCGCAACACGCTGCGCCTGGAAGCCAAAATGGCGCTATACGGGCACGAGATCAGCGAGACAATCAACGTTTGGGAAGCCGGCCTCGACCGCTTCTGCAAGATGGAGAAGGGCGACTTTATCGGGCGGGCCGCGCTGGAACGCGCCAGGGCTGCCGGACTGACGCGCACGCTGGTGGGGCTGGAGATGATCGAGCGCGGGATCGCCCGCGACGGGTACCACGTGTTCAGCGAGACCGGCGCGGAGATCGGCGCGGTGACCAGCGGCTCCCCTTCGCCGACGCTGGGCAAGAATATCGCCCTGGCCTACGTGCCACCGGCGGAAGCCGCGCTGGGACGCATCGTTCTAGTGGAAGTGCGGAATCAGAAGGTGAAGGCGCAGGTGGTGGCGACGCCGTTTTACAAGCGCGCGCGGAAAGCCGCCGCGCCGGGTGTGACCCCGCAGACGGCGCAGCGCGCCTGAGAGATCGCCAAGGAGAGGCAGATGGCTTATCCGCCGCAATACCGCTACACGAAAGAGCACGAGTGGATCCAGGTGCAGGGCGATCTGGCCACCATCGGCATCACGGACTACGCGCAGCAGGAGCTGGGCGACGTGGTCTTCGTGGAGCTGCCCAAGCCCGGGAGCAAAATCGCCGCCGGCAAATCCTTCGGCACGGTGGAATCGGTGAAGGCCGTCAGCGAGATCTACGCGCCCGCCGCGGGAGAGGTCGTGGAGGCCAACGCCGCCCTCGGCGAGGCCCCGGAAAAGATCAACCAGGACCCGCACGGCGCCGCGTGGCTCATCAAGGTGCGCCTGGCGAATCCCGCCGAGATCAGCGGGCTGATGGACGCCGCGGCCTATGAAGCCTACATCGCCGCGAAGGCCAAGGAACACTAGGCCGGATGCGCTACCTCCCCAAAAGCCCGGCCGAACGGCAGGCGATGCTCACGGCCATCGGCGTGCAATCGGTGGACGAGCTGTTTGCCGGGATTCCCGAGCGCTACCACCTGCGCGAAGCCCTGGCGCTTCCCGCGGCGCATTCGGAAGCGGAGATCATCGCGTACTTCAAGGAGCGCGCGGCGGAGAATGCGCTGGGCTACGCGAGTTTTCTCGGCGCGGGCGTTTACCGGCACCTGCAATCGGTGGTCACCGACGTGATCCTGCAGCGCGGCGAATTCCTGACGTCCTATACGCCGTACCAGGCGGAGATCAGCCAGGGCACGCTGCAAGCCATCTTCGAATTCCAAACCCTGATGTGTCAGCTCACCGGGCAGGAAGTGGCCAACGCCTCGATGTACGACGGCTCGACGGCCACCACCGAAGCGGTGCTGATGGCCGAACGCGTGACCGGGCGGCGGCGCGTGCTGGTGGCGCGCTCCGTACACCCGGAATACCGGCAGGTGCTGCGGACCTACGCGAAAAATTGCGGCTTGCAGGTGGAGGAGATCGGATACGGCGCGGCGGGCACGCTGGACGCCGCGGCGCTAAAGGCCGCGCTGCGGGACGATGTGGGTGCGGTGGTCGTGCAGTCGCCGAATTTCTTCGGCTGCCTCGAGCCGGTGGAGAAGCTGGCGGGTGAGGCGCACCCGGCGGGGGCGCTGCTGGTGGTGGCCATTACCGAAGGCGTTTCGCTGGGCCTCGTGCGGCCGCCGGCGGAAGCGGACATCGTGGCGCTGGAGGGGCAAAGCTTCGGGCTGGCGCCGAGCTACGGCGGACCTTCGCTGGGCGTGCTGGCCACGCGGGATAAATATGTGCGGCAGATGCCGGGGCGGCTCGCGGGGCAGACCACGGACAGCGAAGGGCGCCGCGGCTTTGTGCTGACGCTGGCCACGCGCGAGCAGCACATCCGGCGCGAGAGGGCCACCTCCAACATCTGCACGAACCAGGCGCTGTGCGCGCTGGCCGCCACGGTCCACCTGTGTCTGCTGGGCAAAGAGGGCCTGCGCGAGATGGCCCACCAGAACCTGTCCAAAGCGCAGTTCGCGCTCGCTGAACTCGAGAAGATTCCCGGGGTGCGCCGCGTTTTTTCCGCGCCGTTTTTCAACGAATTCACCGTGGAGCTGCCGCGTTCGGTGCGCATGCTCAACGGCGACCTGCTGCGCGAGAAGATTGTCGGGCCCTTCGTGCTGGGCACGGACTATCCGGAGCTGACCAAGCACGCGCTGGTGTGCGTGACGGAGACGGCCACGCGCGCGGAGATCGAACGGCTGGCACGGGCGCTGCGCAGTGCGCTGGAGCGGCCGGTTTAACGGGACAGGCACGAATGCCTGCCCCACAGGAAACCACTTGAGCGAGCGGATCAAGAAAGCATCGCGGCACCCGAGCCAGAATGAAGGGTTGATCTTCGAGAAATCCTCGCCGGGCAAGCGCGGTTTCGAGCTGCCGCCGCTGGACGTTCCCGCGGCCGACGCCGCGCGGGCGCTCGGCGCGCAGCACCGCGCGGGCGGGGTGGCGGGCTTGCCCGAAGTGAGCGAGATCGAAGTGCTGCGCCACTTCACGCGGCTTTCCACGTGGAATTTCGCCATCGATCTGGGCATGTATCCGCTGGGCTCCTGCACCATGAAGTACAATCCGCGGGTGAACGAATTCGTGGCGCGGCTCGAGGGCCTCGCCACCGAGCATCCCTATCAGCCGCAGGCGCTTTCGCAGGGCTGCCTGAAGATTCTGCGGCTGCTCGAAAAATGTCTGCTGGAAATCACCGGCATGGACGCCATCACGCTGCAGCCCGCCGCGGGCGCGCACGGCGAGCTGACCGGGATGCTGCTGATCCGCGCGTACCTGGAAAAGCAGGGCCACCCGCGCAAGAAAGTGCTCATCCCGGACTCCGCGCACGGCACGAACCCCGCCTCGGCGGTGATCGCGGGCTACGAAGTGGAGAACATCAAGTCCGAAGCGCACGGGCAGATCGACGTGGAGAAGCTGCGCGAGCTGGTGACCGAAGACGTCGCCGCGCTGATGATCACCAACCCCTCGACGCTGGGCATCTTCGAACAGCGCATCCCCGAGATCGCGGAGATTCTGCACGCCAAGGGCGCGCTGCTGTACATGGACGGCGCGAACATGAACGCGCTCGCGGGCATCACCCGCCCGGGCGATCTCGGCGTGGATGTCATGCACCTCAACCTGCACAAGACGTTTTCGACGCCGCACGGCGGCGGCGGCCCCGGCGCGGGCCCCGTGGCCATCAAGAAGATCCTCGAGCCGTTCCTGCCTGTGCCGGTGCTGGTCGAAAGGCCGGACGGCAAGCTGGCCCTGGACGCCCATCGCAAGGATTCCATCGGGCGGGTGCGCGCCTTCACCGGGAACTTCGGCGTGCTGGTGCGCGCGCTAGCCTACATCCTGGCGTACGGCCCGGGCATCCGCCAGGCCACGGAAGACGCCGTGGTCAACGCCAATTACATCCGCAAGCAGCTCGAAGGCGTTTACGATCTGCCTTATTCCCTGCCCTCGATGCACGAAGTGGTCTTCAGCGACGCCAAGCAGAAGCAAAACGGCGTAAGCACCATGGACATTGCCAAGCGCCTGATCGACTACGGCTTCCATTCCTACACCACGGCGTTTCCGCTGATCGTGCCCGGGGCCATGATGATCGAGCCGACGGAATCGGAATCCAAGGAAGAGTGCGACCTGTTCATCGACGCCATGCGCGCCATTGCGGAAGAGGCGGCGACGAATCCCGAGCTGGTGAAGACCGCGCCGCACACCACGCGCGTGCGCCGGCTCGACGAAGTGGCCGCGGCGCGCAAGCCCATCCTGCGCTGGAAGCCCGCCTGACCTGAAACGTTGTCCTCCCCAGGCCCCGTGCGAGTCGGGACCTCCGAATGAAAGCTCTCTTGATTTATTAAGCGGGTGGGAACTGCGCTCAGTGCGCGAAGCGCACGGAATCGAGGACGTTGACGAACGCGCTGTCGTAGTTGCTGTAGTCGCGCTCGGGGGCGACGCAGATGAAATAGAGCAGGCCCTCGGGGCGCAGCACGGTGATGATCCAGTCGGTCTCCTGGCCGCCCAGCGGAGAATCGTTGCTCAGGTAGGTGGAGAGCGCGCGCTGGCCGTTCAAACGCACGCGCTGCGGCTGGCGGGCGATGCGCATGCCGGGATTGCCATGCTGCAGGTCGTCAAGCAG is a genomic window of Terriglobia bacterium containing:
- the gcvH gene encoding glycine cleavage system protein GcvH; this translates as MAYPPQYRYTKEHEWIQVQGDLATIGITDYAQQELGDVVFVELPKPGSKIAAGKSFGTVESVKAVSEIYAPAAGEVVEANAALGEAPEKINQDPHGAAWLIKVRLANPAEISGLMDAAAYEAYIAAKAKEH
- the gcvPA gene encoding aminomethyl-transferring glycine dehydrogenase subunit GcvPA, which codes for MRYLPKSPAERQAMLTAIGVQSVDELFAGIPERYHLREALALPAAHSEAEIIAYFKERAAENALGYASFLGAGVYRHLQSVVTDVILQRGEFLTSYTPYQAEISQGTLQAIFEFQTLMCQLTGQEVANASMYDGSTATTEAVLMAERVTGRRRVLVARSVHPEYRQVLRTYAKNCGLQVEEIGYGAAGTLDAAALKAALRDDVGAVVVQSPNFFGCLEPVEKLAGEAHPAGALLVVAITEGVSLGLVRPPAEADIVALEGQSFGLAPSYGGPSLGVLATRDKYVRQMPGRLAGQTTDSEGRRGFVLTLATREQHIRRERATSNICTNQALCALAATVHLCLLGKEGLREMAHQNLSKAQFALAELEKIPGVRRVFSAPFFNEFTVELPRSVRMLNGDLLREKIVGPFVLGTDYPELTKHALVCVTETATRAEIERLARALRSALERPV
- the gcvPB gene encoding aminomethyl-transferring glycine dehydrogenase subunit GcvPB, with translation MKKASRHPSQNEGLIFEKSSPGKRGFELPPLDVPAADAARALGAQHRAGGVAGLPEVSEIEVLRHFTRLSTWNFAIDLGMYPLGSCTMKYNPRVNEFVARLEGLATEHPYQPQALSQGCLKILRLLEKCLLEITGMDAITLQPAAGAHGELTGMLLIRAYLEKQGHPRKKVLIPDSAHGTNPASAVIAGYEVENIKSEAHGQIDVEKLRELVTEDVAALMITNPSTLGIFEQRIPEIAEILHAKGALLYMDGANMNALAGITRPGDLGVDVMHLNLHKTFSTPHGGGGPGAGPVAIKKILEPFLPVPVLVERPDGKLALDAHRKDSIGRVRAFTGNFGVLVRALAYILAYGPGIRQATEDAVVNANYIRKQLEGVYDLPYSLPSMHEVVFSDAKQKQNGVSTMDIAKRLIDYGFHSYTTAFPLIVPGAMMIEPTESESKEECDLFIDAMRAIAEEAATNPELVKTAPHTTRVRRLDEVAAARKPILRWKPA
- the gcvT gene encoding glycine cleavage system aminomethyltransferase GcvT, with protein sequence MESQTSPPTQLRKTPLNAVHRRMGAKMVNFGGWDMPVEYPATGGLLAEHRAVRGAVGVFDVSHMGDIRIRMGRTPGGALAAVQHISMNDAAQLAIGQAHYSAMLYPQGTFVDDVIVHRLGTDDYLLVINAGTREKDIAWVRQNTAGFDCVVEDLSDAYTQIAIQGPRAAELLQKLTDANLAPLKNYWFTHGTVCGLANILIARTGYTGEDGFEIYVPSDPATSENVWNRVLEAGQEFGILPCGLGARNTLRLEAKMALYGHEISETINVWEAGLDRFCKMEKGDFIGRAALERARAAGLTRTLVGLEMIERGIARDGYHVFSETGAEIGAVTSGSPSPTLGKNIALAYVPPAEAALGRIVLVEVRNQKVKAQVVATPFYKRARKAAAPGVTPQTAQRA